Proteins encoded in a region of the Fusarium keratoplasticum isolate Fu6.1 chromosome 13, whole genome shotgun sequence genome:
- a CDS encoding PKS-ER domain-containing protein: MSPISNKLSVFKTIPETFPEAGVHVVVEDRPIDIDTVSLGGGIESYIPPFVIDEPVASAIVDKVIWSETPAFQPGDILSSFAGPNAEYAIVAQGLLQTAGFRKVHNPNNMPLSYFIGFLGMPGSTGSANLSEAKRSSYRRLPVPVSSKEKVDYVKSIGFDEAFNYKEESPRNALKRLASDGIDIYWDKVGAEHLEAALDSCKNGARVIAFGSINDYNRKPYETYGIRNTYNLISKRIRMEGFIVDLSPKNYHDMLTKLAPLFAIGQIQGTEDVYNGIDRVPEALVGL; encoded by the exons ATGTCACCGATATCGAACAAGTTATCCGTCTTCAAGACTATTCCGGAGACCTTTCCTGAGGCCGGTGTCCACGTCGTTGTTGAAGACCGTCCCATTGATATCGACACCGTCTCACTGGGCGGCGG CATCGAGTCCTACATTCCACCCTTCGTTATTGATGAGCCAGTTGCCTCTGCAATCGTTGATAAGGTCATCTGGTCCGAGACGCCCGCGTTTCAACCAGGCGAtatcctctcctccttcgCCGGTCCCAATGCTGAGTACGCTATCGTCGCACAGGGCCTCCTACAAACAGCAGGGTTCAGAAAAGTGCACAATCCCAATAACATGCCTTTGTCGTATTTTAtcggcttcctcggcatgcCGGGCTCTACCGGATCGGCAAACCTCAGCGAGGCGAAACGATCTTCGTATCGTCGGCTGCCGGTGCC CGTCAGCagcaaggagaaggttgATTATGTTAAATCGATTGGGTTTGATGAGGCTTTCAATTACAAGGAGGAAAGCCCTCGCAATGCGCTCAAGAGGTTGGCATCTGACGGTATTGACATTTACTGGGACAAGGTCGGCGCCGAACACCTGGAGGCAGCTTTAGATAGCTGCAAGAACGGCGCGAGAGTTATTGCTTTCGGCTCG ATCAACGATTATAACCGCAAGCCTTACGAGACTTATGGTATTAGAAATACCTATAATCTCATTTCGAAGAGAATCCGAATGGAAGGCTTCATTGTCGATCTCTCGCCGAAAAATTATCATGACATGCTCACCAAGCTGGCGCCACTCTTTGCAATTGGCCAGATCCAAGGAACAGAGGATGTTTACAATGGGATTGACAGAGTTCCGGAGGCCCTGGTTGGTCTCTAG
- a CDS encoding SPBc2 prophage-derived aminoglycoside N(3')-acetyltransferase-like protein YokD, translated as MHPSLPKGPLCTRSSLTNNLRSLGLSPGDTVLVHSSLSRIGWINGGAETLVHSLLDVLALQGTLVVPTHTSSNSDPAGWVNPPVPREWWPTIRDTMPVFDVRTSRTERMGVVSETVRTWPGAVRSMHPQTSFSAIGANSKVVTEVHALDSLLGEESPLTRLEDVDAKVLLLGVGFDVCTCFHLAEYRINSRKADNSFAALVDGKRTWMTVLDVAVSNDDFLELGKDFVAEIGLTNGKIGGAECWLFSLPQAVKFAEKWFASHRVPAE; from the coding sequence ATGCATCCGTCGCTCCCAAAAGGGCCGCTCTGCACCAGGTCCTCTCTGACCAACAACCTTCGCAGTCTCGGCCTCAGCCCAGGGGACACAGTTCTCGTCCATTCCTCCCTCAGTCGTATTGGCTGGATTAATGGTGGAGCCGAAACCCTCGTCCACTCTCTTCTCGATGTCCTGGCTCTCCAAGGCACTCTTGTCGTTCCCACGCATACCAGTAGCAACTCAGACCCAGCAGGATGGGTTAACCCACCTGTTCCCCGAGAATGGTGGCCGACTATTCGAGATACTATGCCTGTATTCGACGTGCGAACCAGTCGAACCGAACGTATGGGTGTTGTGTCGGAAACGGTTCGAACTTGGCCAGGCGCAGTGAGGAGTATGCATCCTCAGACATCATTCAGTGCCATTGGTGCGAATTCGAAAGTTGTTACGGAGGTGCATGCACTGGATAGCCTGCTCGGTGAGGAGAGTCCCCTGACACGATTGGAAGACGTGGATGCGAAAGTTCTACTCTTGGGAGTTGGGTTCGACGTTTGCACGTGTTTTCATCTGGCCGAGTATAGAATCAATTCACGAAAGGCTGATAACTCGTTTGCGGCTCTGGTGGATGGAAAGAGGACATGGATGACGGTATTGGACGTCGCTGTGAGTAACGACGATTTTCTTGAGCTAGGGAAGGATTTTGTCGCGGAAATCGGCCTCACCAATGGTAAGATTGGTGGAGCAGAGTGTTGGTTGTTCTCCCTGCCGCAGGCAGTCAAGTTTGCTGAGAAGTGGTTTGCATCGCATCGAGTGCCTGCTGAATAA
- a CDS encoding Amidase domain-containing protein, which yields MFFFTNLLRETPFLHTQTHDIALDPLTVDAKTLATELGQGHLSSVDLVERSLDMIQKYDGYLHAMLSIVPREKLKQTAEALDRERQQGKLRGPLHGIPIVIKDNITTHPDLGMQTTCGSWALQDMRPHANAPLVDNLIQAGLIIIGKTNLSEWAYYRSYTIPSGWSGKGGQCQSAYVRGGVDPSDTNNGHSNPCGSSTGSAVAVSAGYAPLSIGTETDGSLVSPAARAALYTIKPTIGLVSQDGVIPISHTMDSAGPMAKTPYDLATLLDVIAGPAAEGSGDSFISALNGSWGELSIATIDFKKWWPGEDYLKPVESATKQMHTEIQAAYDKMEDLAKRYIGDAPLPLPTAFMLDGRDSEETIMMADFKQDIDKFLKSVEYSKVRSLRELITFNIEHADAEMPAGFHDQQILLETEDLELSPEDYDKHLSHLRKVSRQKGLDFIFQKYEVDVIIGSSDTPITTFASGSGYPVGSVPLGYLDFNGRPFGLAVLAAKNQEAKILKFMSAWEATFGPRKPPPMLQ from the exons ATGTTTTTCTTCACCAACCTGCTCCGAGAGACCCCATTCCTCCATACCCAGACCCATGATATCGCGCTTGACCCACTCACCGTTGACGCCAAAACCCTCGCGACCGAACTTGGTCAAGGACACCTGAGCAGTGTGGACTTGGTAGAGAGGAGCCTGGACATGATACAGAAATACGATGGCTATCTCCACGCCATGCTGAGCATCGTGCCAAGGgagaagctgaagcagaCGGCCGAAGCATTGGATCGCGAGCGGCAACAGGGGAAGCTGCGTGGGCCATTGCACGGGATTCCCATTGTCATCAAG GACAATATTACGACTCATCCCGATCTCGGCATGCAAACGACGTGCGGATCTTGGGCTTTGCAAGACATGAGGCCCCACGCAAATGCCCCCCTTGTTGACAAC CTCATTCAAGCAGGGCTCATCATCATTGGGAAGACCAACTTGAGC GAATGGGCATACTACCG AAGTTATACGATCCCGAGTGGTTGGTCAGGGAAAGGTGGCCAATGTCAGTCCGCGTACGTACGTGGTGGTGTTGACCCAAGTGACACCAACAATGGTCACAGT AACCCCTGCGGATCGTCAACGGGGTCGGCTGTCGCAGTCTCTGCCGGATATGCACCGCTCTCTATTGGGACGGAGACGGATGGATCCCTCGTGTCTCCAGCGGCAAGGGCAGCTCTGTACACTATCAAGCCCACCATTGGGCTAGTGTCCCAGGACGGTGTCATACCTATTAGCCATACCATGGATTCCGCTGGACCCATGGCGAAGACACCATATGACCTTGCCACCTTGCTCGACGTGATTGCAGGGCCTGCTGCTGAGGGCTCGGGCGACTCGTTCATCTCAGCCCTCAATGGTTCTTGGGGTGAGCTGTCCATAGCCACTATCGACTTCAAGAAATGGTGGCCAGGAGAGGATTATCTCAAGCCTGTGGAGAGTGCAACCAAACAAATG CACACCGAGATTCAGGCAGCTTACGACAAGATGGAAGACTTGGCAAAGAGATACATCGGCGACGCACCACTTCCGCTGCCCACGGCATTCATGCTTGACGGGCGCGACAGCGAGGAAACCATTATGA TGGCCGACTTCAAACAGGACATTGACAAGTTCTTGAAGTCGGTGGAGTATTCCAAGGTTCGTAGTCTTCGGGAGCTCATAACCTTCAACATTGAGCATGCCGACGCCGAGATGCCGGCTG GCTTTCATGACCAGCAAATTCTGCTCGAAACGGAGGACCTGGAGCTATCACCCGAAGACTATGACAAACATCTCTCTCACCTGAGAAAGGTCTCGCGGCAAAAGGGACTGGATTTCATTTTCCAGAAGTACGAAGTCGATGTCATCATCGGATCCAGTGACACACCCATCACGACTTTTGCGAGTGGAAGCG GCTATCCTGTCGGATCGGTGCCTTTGGGATACCTGGACTTCAACGGAAGACCATTTGGCCTGGCGGTGCTGGCTGCCAAGAACCAAGAGGCCAAAATATTGAAGTTCATGAGTGCCTGGGAGGCCACTTTCGGTCCCAGAAAACCGCCACCAATGCTCCAGTAG